The Methylobacterium durans nucleotide sequence GACGGAGCCGGCGGCCCGCCCCCGCGGACGCACGGCGACCGAGAGAGGAGATCAGCCATGGTTGATACGGATCGCATCGTCGGGACCGCCAAGGAAGTCGGCGGAAAGGTGCAGGGCGCGGCGGGCGACTTCGCCGGCTCGTCCCGCGACTCGGTCGAGGGCCGCTTCCGCGAGGCGCAGGGGCGCGCGCAGGACGCCTACGGGCAGGCCAAGGACACGCTCCGCAACGTGGCGGACGACCTGTCGGACTACGCGGGCGACGCCTACGAGCGCGGCGGCGCCTATGTCCGCGATGGCCGCCGGGTCGT carries:
- a CDS encoding CsbD family protein produces the protein MVDTDRIVGTAKEVGGKVQGAAGDFAGSSRDSVEGRFREAQGRAQDAYGQAKDTLRNVADDLSDYAGDAYERGGAYVRDGRRVVGERVEENPLIALLIAGAVGYGLALLLHGRR